One region of Pogona vitticeps strain Pit_001003342236 chromosome 1, PviZW2.1, whole genome shotgun sequence genomic DNA includes:
- the TMEM138 gene encoding transmembrane protein 138, protein MLQTSNYSLVLSLQFLLLFYDLFVNSFSELLRMAPVIQLVLFIIQDIAILFNVIIIFLMFFNTFVFQAGLVNLLFHKFKGTIILSATYLALSISFHVWVMNLRWKNSNYFVWTDGLQTLFVFQRLVAVLYYYFYKRTAVQLGDPRFYQDSLWLRKEFAQVHS, encoded by the exons atgctccagaccagcaactATAGCCTGGTGCTGTCCTTGCAGTTCTTACTCCTGTTCTATGATCTCTTTGTTAATTCCTTCTCGGAGCTGCTGCGCATGGCCCCCGTTATCCAGCTTGTCCTGTTCAT caTTCAGGATATCGCCATCCTCTTcaatgtcatcatcatcttcctcatgTTCTTCAATACTTTCGTCTTCCAGGCTGGGCTGGTTAATCTTCTGTTCCACAAATTTAAAGGGACCATCATCCTGTCAGCAACATATCTTGCTTTGAGTATATCCTTCCACGTCTGGGTCATG AATCTTCGCTGGAAAAATTCCAATTACTTTGTGTGGACTGATGGGTTGCAGACCCTCTTTGTTTTCCAGAGACTGG TGGCTGTGCTTTACTACTATTTCTATAAGAGGACAGCTGTACAGTTGGGAGATCCTCGTTTCTACCAGGACTCTCTTTGGCTACGAAAGGAGTTTGCTCAAGTCCACAGTTGA
- the TMEM216 gene encoding transmembrane protein 216 isoform X2, whose product MAPRRLLLPYPSANLALDLVMLFLYLGIEVTRIFFGSKGNLCQRKVPLAISLALTFPAAVMAAYYLLLQTYALRLEAILNAILLLFYAVELLLGILTLASFSSLDSY is encoded by the exons ATGGCACCTCGCA GACTCCTGTTGCCCTATCCCTCTGCTAATCTGGCTTTGGACCTGGTCATGCTTTTTCTTTATCTCGGTATTGAAGTTACAAGGATATTTTTTG GCTCTAAAGGAAACCTCTGTCAACGGAAGGTGCCACTTGCCATCAGCCTGGCACTAACCTTTCCAGCAGCAGTGATGGCAGCCTACTATCTGCTACTGCAAACGTATGCGCTGCGCCTGGAAGCCATCCTCAATGCTATCCTGCTTCTGTTCTATGCAGTTGAGCTCTTGCTGGGTATTCTTACCCTGGCCTCCTTCTCCAG TCTGGACTCATACTGA
- the TMEM216 gene encoding transmembrane protein 216 isoform X1, translated as MAPRNRQLSSTPLEILLFLNGWYYATYFLLEIFIFVYKGLLLPYPSANLALDLVMLFLYLGIEVTRIFFGSKGNLCQRKVPLAISLALTFPAAVMAAYYLLLQTYALRLEAILNAILLLFYAVELLLGILTLASFSSLDSY; from the exons ATGGCACCTCGCA ATCGCCAGCTCTCCTCTACTCCTCTGGAGATCCTGCTTTTTCTCAATGGGTGGTATTATGCCACATATTTCTTGCTTGAGATCTTCATATTTGTCTATAAAG GACTCCTGTTGCCCTATCCCTCTGCTAATCTGGCTTTGGACCTGGTCATGCTTTTTCTTTATCTCGGTATTGAAGTTACAAGGATATTTTTTG GCTCTAAAGGAAACCTCTGTCAACGGAAGGTGCCACTTGCCATCAGCCTGGCACTAACCTTTCCAGCAGCAGTGATGGCAGCCTACTATCTGCTACTGCAAACGTATGCGCTGCGCCTGGAAGCCATCCTCAATGCTATCCTGCTTCTGTTCTATGCAGTTGAGCTCTTGCTGGGTATTCTTACCCTGGCCTCCTTCTCCAG TCTGGACTCATACTGA
- the TMEM216 gene encoding transmembrane protein 216 isoform X3 produces MLFLYLGIEVTRIFFGSKGNLCQRKVPLAISLALTFPAAVMAAYYLLLQTYALRLEAILNAILLLFYAVELLLGILTLASFSSLDSY; encoded by the exons ATGCTTTTTCTTTATCTCGGTATTGAAGTTACAAGGATATTTTTTG GCTCTAAAGGAAACCTCTGTCAACGGAAGGTGCCACTTGCCATCAGCCTGGCACTAACCTTTCCAGCAGCAGTGATGGCAGCCTACTATCTGCTACTGCAAACGTATGCGCTGCGCCTGGAAGCCATCCTCAATGCTATCCTGCTTCTGTTCTATGCAGTTGAGCTCTTGCTGGGTATTCTTACCCTGGCCTCCTTCTCCAG TCTGGACTCATACTGA